Proteins from a genomic interval of Pseudodesulfovibrio nedwellii:
- a CDS encoding ABC transporter substrate-binding protein, whose amino-acid sequence MRVLKIAVMAALLVMAASVAFAGPTYDRVMSTKVVKAGLSNQGIPFGFIDDKNEWVGFDVDMAAEIAKRLDCKLEKTVVNNNTRISFVQTNPSKVDMVLANMTHKRVRDEKIDFSITYFFDGQKFLAKKDTVKDVNDLANMKVGSMQGTTSIVNATAYLKSLGNANPKVVGYDGEVAMFEALRSGRVQAISTDSTLLLGYAAKVPGQFELVGEFISDEPYGIGLPQDDSAWRDAVNFAIQDIWRDGTYQKIYDKWFGPDSKYPFPLTSKIEMWP is encoded by the coding sequence ATGAGAGTTCTCAAAATCGCCGTCATGGCAGCATTGCTGGTCATGGCAGCTTCCGTTGCTTTCGCAGGTCCGACCTACGATCGCGTTATGTCCACAAAGGTCGTCAAAGCCGGTTTGTCCAACCAGGGTATCCCCTTCGGCTTCATTGATGACAAAAATGAGTGGGTCGGTTTCGACGTCGATATGGCAGCTGAAATTGCAAAGCGTCTCGACTGCAAGCTCGAAAAAACCGTTGTGAACAACAACACCCGTATTTCCTTTGTGCAGACCAACCCGTCCAAGGTCGACATGGTTCTGGCAAACATGACTCACAAACGCGTACGCGACGAGAAGATTGATTTCTCCATCACTTACTTCTTCGATGGTCAGAAATTCCTGGCCAAGAAAGACACTGTCAAAGACGTCAACGATCTGGCCAATATGAAGGTCGGCTCCATGCAGGGAACCACCTCCATCGTCAACGCCACCGCCTACCTGAAGTCTCTGGGCAACGCCAACCCTAAGGTCGTCGGTTACGACGGTGAAGTCGCCATGTTCGAAGCCCTGCGCTCCGGTCGTGTACAGGCTATCTCCACAGACTCCACCTTGCTGCTCGGCTATGCTGCCAAGGTCCCCGGCCAGTTCGAACTGGTTGGTGAATTCATTTCTGACGAACCTTACGGCATCGGCCTGCCCCAGGACGACTCTGCATGGCGCGACGCTGTCAACTTCGCCATTCAGGATATTTGGAGAGACGGTACCTACCAGAAGATCTACGACAAGTGGTTCGGCCCGGATTCCAAGTACCCATTCCCGCTGACTTCCAAGATCGAAATGTGGCCCTAA
- a CDS encoding glycosyltransferase produces the protein MKDYLLFGTRGHNHLLAAAQKAFALANGAGAEAPSLIELGSRLFCMAWAEFPLNAPLAGEVVKLYEGIPAVRQILTPHSVAVAKRIALSGHGEGSLEAPVLFAQGQYTALDECLMNSAFEGMVLPVVRQAMLYQGLLSKWGWLEGFIQRVLVSVEPDLAQLLLAESLLAHGKCKGAVRAYEPLLEKFGLTIVGFNLATAYANIGQKEKAMTLLRDLLEEFPQHTSALLFMDRLAFPAKRDVRLDGKCVVCIYSYNKADELGRTLESVLASDLSKNVGDISVRVLVNGSQDESLEIVKAVQSRFDGELDIVDLPVNVGAPAARNWLIDAAGKDGAEWVVFLDDDVIVPHDWLLGLAAGTKEFPDAGVWGCRVHDAVSPCITQHADGFVLSREDAAKQDRRVVLHEPSTECLIPSQLSYRRYASSVTGCCHLFRVEELQKRKGFNLLFSPSQFDDLDMDLRMLCDGKPAAYLGDVDITHLRVSNHLQALSEAAERQSCNHRQLLEDRHESHLDFILTTQFTYLQADIATKRARLQKAGLLPDDS, from the coding sequence TTGAAGGATTATCTGCTTTTTGGGACACGAGGCCATAACCATCTGCTTGCTGCTGCACAGAAAGCCTTTGCCTTGGCCAATGGAGCCGGTGCTGAAGCTCCTTCATTGATAGAACTCGGGTCTCGACTTTTCTGCATGGCTTGGGCGGAGTTCCCTCTGAACGCGCCGTTAGCAGGTGAAGTCGTAAAGCTTTATGAAGGAATTCCTGCTGTCAGGCAAATTTTGACGCCTCATTCCGTGGCGGTTGCCAAACGTATTGCTTTGTCAGGTCATGGAGAAGGTAGCCTCGAAGCTCCTGTCCTTTTTGCCCAAGGGCAATATACAGCGCTTGATGAGTGTCTGATGAACTCGGCCTTTGAGGGTATGGTGTTGCCTGTTGTCCGACAGGCGATGTTGTATCAGGGGCTTCTTTCAAAGTGGGGCTGGCTGGAAGGTTTTATTCAGCGAGTTCTCGTATCGGTGGAGCCGGACCTTGCACAGTTGTTGCTGGCAGAATCTCTGTTGGCGCACGGGAAATGCAAAGGGGCGGTCAGGGCGTATGAACCGTTGTTGGAAAAGTTTGGGCTGACGATTGTCGGGTTTAATCTTGCTACGGCCTATGCCAACATCGGTCAAAAAGAAAAGGCCATGACTTTGCTTCGGGACTTGTTGGAAGAATTCCCTCAACACACGTCCGCCTTGTTGTTTATGGACAGGTTGGCCTTTCCTGCGAAAAGAGATGTTCGTTTGGATGGGAAGTGTGTGGTGTGTATCTATTCATATAATAAAGCGGATGAACTTGGCCGAACGCTTGAAAGCGTACTGGCTTCCGATTTGAGCAAGAATGTCGGAGATATTTCCGTGCGAGTGCTTGTGAATGGCAGCCAAGACGAGAGTCTGGAAATTGTCAAAGCGGTTCAGTCCCGTTTTGATGGTGAGTTGGATATCGTTGACCTTCCTGTAAATGTGGGAGCGCCTGCGGCACGCAACTGGCTGATAGATGCTGCCGGGAAAGATGGGGCCGAGTGGGTTGTTTTTCTCGATGATGATGTCATCGTTCCGCACGATTGGCTGCTTGGTCTCGCGGCTGGAACAAAAGAATTCCCTGATGCCGGTGTTTGGGGATGCAGAGTTCACGACGCTGTTTCCCCCTGTATTACACAGCATGCGGACGGTTTTGTCTTGAGTCGTGAAGATGCCGCGAAACAGGACAGGCGGGTCGTGCTTCATGAACCTTCGACAGAGTGTTTGATTCCGTCACAGTTGAGTTATCGACGGTATGCGTCTTCAGTGACTGGATGTTGTCATCTCTTTAGGGTTGAGGAATTGCAAAAGAGAAAGGGGTTCAACCTGCTTTTTTCTCCTAGTCAGTTCGATGATCTGGATATGGATTTGCGAATGCTTTGTGATGGCAAACCGGCTGCATATCTCGGAGATGTTGATATTACTCATTTACGTGTTTCAAACCATCTTCAGGCGTTGTCCGAAGCGGCAGAGCGGCAGAGCTGCAATCATCGACAGCTGTTGGAAGACAGGCACGAAAGTCATCTTGACTTCATACTCACCACGCAGTTTACATA
- a CDS encoding peptide-binding protein: MRRSNLFVFILCLILLAGCSEGGGPATPVRPVAPRDIPVLPEEGGTIVESMIGEPSNLISALSSDSASHAVATQIYVSLFKYDKDINLVPYAAESYEVLNDGMLFKFKVRQDIFWFDGVQLTAEDVEFTYKMMIDPKTPTAYAGNFKLVKAFRRTGKFSFEVEYDQPFAKALVTWAMDIMPKHLLEGEDLLNTKYSREPVGAGPYMLKEWVPGSQIVLKANPNFFEGKPRIDEVVYRIIPDMGTQFLELKAGNLDAMDLTPLQYLYQTSGSGWDGSFNKFEYLAFGYSFLGFNFNHPFFKDVRVRKAIDFAIDRREIVKGVLFGLGEPANGPYKPGTWQYNGAIKPRKHDLAKARQLMAEAGWTDSDGDGLLDKDGVPFSFSIITNQGNTQRIKSGVIIQQRLKDIGIEVDLRTVEWAAFIKEFVDKGRFDAIILGWNILQDPDIYNVWHSSMAVNGGLNFTRYINPELDDLLERGRHLVKQEDRKPIYDKVQQILFDEVPYCFLYVPKSLPIVQARVQNIKAAPAGISYNFEKWWIPRSLQRQP, encoded by the coding sequence ATGAGACGCTCTAATCTGTTTGTCTTTATCTTGTGCCTGATTCTTCTGGCGGGATGTTCTGAAGGTGGCGGCCCCGCTACTCCTGTCAGGCCTGTTGCTCCTCGGGATATTCCTGTTTTGCCGGAAGAGGGCGGGACCATCGTCGAATCTATGATTGGCGAGCCAAGTAATTTGATTTCAGCGTTGTCATCGGACAGCGCGTCCCACGCTGTGGCGACTCAAATTTATGTCAGTTTATTTAAATATGATAAAGATATCAATTTGGTACCCTACGCTGCAGAGTCTTACGAAGTATTGAATGATGGTATGCTTTTCAAGTTTAAAGTGCGTCAGGATATTTTTTGGTTTGATGGCGTTCAACTGACTGCTGAAGATGTTGAATTTACCTATAAAATGATGATTGATCCCAAGACGCCCACGGCTTATGCCGGGAATTTCAAACTGGTCAAGGCCTTTCGTCGGACAGGGAAATTTTCTTTTGAAGTTGAGTATGATCAACCTTTTGCCAAAGCATTAGTGACGTGGGCCATGGATATCATGCCCAAGCATCTTCTGGAGGGAGAGGACCTTCTCAATACGAAGTATAGTCGGGAGCCAGTTGGAGCTGGACCATATATGCTCAAGGAGTGGGTGCCGGGGAGTCAGATTGTTCTCAAGGCCAACCCGAACTTTTTCGAAGGGAAGCCTCGTATTGACGAAGTCGTGTATCGCATCATCCCAGACATGGGCACACAGTTTTTGGAACTCAAGGCCGGGAATCTGGATGCGATGGATCTGACCCCGTTGCAGTATTTGTATCAGACTTCGGGATCTGGATGGGATGGAAGTTTCAATAAATTCGAGTATCTGGCTTTCGGGTACTCTTTTCTGGGATTCAATTTCAACCATCCGTTCTTTAAAGACGTTCGGGTTCGTAAAGCCATTGATTTCGCCATTGATCGTCGCGAAATAGTCAAGGGCGTTCTTTTTGGACTCGGTGAGCCAGCGAATGGCCCATATAAGCCTGGTACATGGCAGTACAATGGTGCGATCAAACCCAGAAAGCACGATTTGGCCAAAGCACGACAACTTATGGCCGAAGCTGGATGGACTGATTCCGACGGCGATGGACTGCTTGACAAGGATGGCGTGCCGTTTTCTTTTTCCATTATTACCAATCAAGGAAATACTCAGCGCATCAAATCCGGGGTGATTATTCAGCAACGACTCAAGGATATAGGGATCGAAGTTGATCTCCGTACCGTTGAATGGGCTGCTTTTATCAAGGAATTTGTGGACAAAGGACGTTTTGACGCTATTATTTTGGGATGGAATATTTTACAAGACCCTGATATCTATAACGTCTGGCATTCGAGTATGGCGGTTAATGGTGGTTTGAATTTTACCAGATATATTAACCCTGAACTGGATGATTTGTTGGAACGTGGTAGACATCTTGTAAAACAGGAAGATCGTAAGCCCATTTATGATAAGGTCCAGCAAATATTGTTTGACGAAGTGCCGTATTGTTTCTTGTACGTTCCCAAGTCCCTGCCCATTGTTCAGGCGCGGGTGCAGAATATAAAAGCGGCTCCGGCCGGAATCTCCTATAATTTCGAAAAGTGGTGGATACCCCGGTCTTTGCAGCGACAGCCCTAG
- a CDS encoding amino acid ABC transporter ATP-binding protein: MISFKGVNKWYGDFQVLKNINLNIAKGEVVVVCGPSGSGKSTMIRCINRLEPIQEGDITVDGMNVSDPCTNMTLLRAEVGFVFQQFNLYPHMTVIENITLAPTMVRGMSRGEATTIGMDLLKKVDIPDKAGAYPSQLSGGQQQRVAIARGLAMQPKIMLFDEPTSALDPEMINEVLDVMKSLAREGMTMICVTHEMGFAREVADRVIFMDEGNLVEENTPEEFFNNPQSDRTKDFLSKILSH; the protein is encoded by the coding sequence GTGATTTCTTTCAAAGGCGTTAACAAGTGGTATGGGGACTTTCAGGTCCTCAAAAATATCAACCTGAACATTGCCAAAGGCGAAGTCGTCGTCGTTTGCGGCCCATCCGGGTCCGGCAAATCCACCATGATTCGGTGTATCAACCGGTTGGAGCCGATTCAAGAAGGCGACATTACAGTCGACGGAATGAATGTATCCGACCCGTGCACAAACATGACTCTGCTCCGGGCAGAAGTCGGTTTTGTATTCCAGCAGTTCAATCTCTATCCGCACATGACGGTTATTGAGAACATCACGCTGGCGCCTACCATGGTTCGCGGCATGAGCCGTGGCGAAGCCACAACCATCGGCATGGACCTTCTCAAGAAGGTAGACATTCCCGACAAGGCCGGAGCGTATCCATCCCAGCTTTCCGGCGGCCAGCAGCAGCGCGTCGCCATTGCTCGAGGTCTGGCGATGCAACCCAAAATCATGCTTTTTGACGAACCGACATCCGCACTTGACCCGGAAATGATCAACGAAGTTCTGGATGTCATGAAATCGCTTGCCCGAGAAGGCATGACCATGATCTGCGTCACCCACGAAATGGGCTTTGCCCGAGAAGTGGCGGACCGGGTCATCTTTATGGACGAAGGGAATCTCGTCGAAGAAAACACGCCTGAGGAATTCTTCAATAATCCACAGAGTGATCGGACCAAAGATTTCCTGAGTAAGATTCTCAGCCACTAG
- a CDS encoding L-serine ammonia-lyase, producing the protein MPPVKTSIFQLLKIGPGPSSSHTIGPMKAGYYFMKLVRNLPNEDRLRADKLTIRLFGSLSATGEGHGTRRAIMSGLLGFLPDTCHPNVLEEFDNKDQEFELDLDGKALAYCPRDMIFDAVQHDYPHSNTMIFSLKAGDKTLLERTYYSIGGGFLHWEGRKEPKRGEPMYPYKTMAQLKEHLRNNSMRLHELILANEKAITGMSEEEIYAGLDHIVEVMERAVEMGIQSKGALPGPIGLQRKAAVMYEQAKAEHFQGPGFVKAFNAYAMAASEENASGHCVVTAPTCGAAGVIPSIIFMLKRHMGALQKELHEGLLAAIAIGFLCKHNASISGAEVGCQGEVGVASAMAAALLAYARGYRFQVTENAAEIAMEHHLGLTCDPVGGYVQIPCIERNAMGAIKAYNAYLIATTLDESYQRVDLDKAIEAMAQTGRDMSRKYKETSLAGLAQSVTEC; encoded by the coding sequence ATGCCACCAGTCAAGACATCCATATTCCAGCTTTTAAAGATCGGCCCCGGCCCATCCAGTTCTCACACCATTGGTCCTATGAAGGCGGGCTATTACTTTATGAAACTTGTCCGCAATCTTCCAAACGAAGACAGATTACGCGCGGATAAACTGACCATCCGATTATTCGGTTCCCTGTCAGCCACGGGTGAAGGTCACGGCACACGCCGGGCAATCATGTCCGGCCTGCTCGGTTTTCTCCCCGATACATGTCATCCTAATGTATTGGAAGAATTTGACAACAAGGATCAGGAATTTGAATTGGACCTCGATGGCAAAGCTCTCGCCTATTGTCCCCGTGACATGATTTTTGATGCCGTTCAGCATGATTACCCACATTCAAACACCATGATATTTTCGCTCAAGGCAGGAGACAAGACACTACTTGAACGCACTTACTATTCCATTGGTGGAGGATTTCTGCACTGGGAAGGCAGAAAAGAGCCCAAACGTGGTGAGCCTATGTATCCATATAAAACCATGGCTCAACTCAAAGAGCATCTGAGAAACAACTCCATGCGACTTCACGAACTCATTCTGGCCAATGAAAAAGCCATCACCGGTATGAGTGAAGAAGAAATATATGCTGGCCTGGATCACATCGTCGAAGTTATGGAACGCGCCGTTGAAATGGGAATTCAAAGCAAAGGCGCACTTCCCGGCCCCATAGGGCTACAACGAAAAGCCGCCGTCATGTATGAACAGGCCAAAGCTGAACATTTTCAAGGACCGGGATTCGTTAAAGCTTTCAACGCATACGCCATGGCCGCCTCCGAAGAAAACGCCTCCGGCCATTGCGTAGTCACGGCTCCAACATGTGGCGCGGCGGGGGTCATCCCTTCCATTATATTCATGCTTAAGCGACACATGGGAGCCTTGCAAAAAGAACTCCACGAAGGTCTTCTTGCCGCTATAGCTATCGGCTTTCTCTGCAAACACAACGCATCCATCTCCGGTGCCGAAGTCGGATGTCAGGGCGAAGTTGGCGTAGCCTCAGCCATGGCTGCAGCCCTCCTTGCTTATGCACGTGGGTACCGCTTTCAAGTTACAGAAAACGCCGCAGAAATCGCCATGGAACACCATCTTGGCCTGACCTGTGATCCGGTCGGTGGTTATGTGCAGATCCCCTGCATTGAACGAAATGCCATGGGCGCCATAAAAGCATACAACGCCTATCTCATTGCTACGACCTTAGACGAATCGTACCAGAGAGTCGATCTGGACAAGGCCATCGAGGCCATGGCCCAAACGGGCCGAGACATGTCCCGCAAATATAAGGAAACGTCATTGGCAGGCCTGGCACAGAGTGTCACTGAATGCTAG
- a CDS encoding RelA/SpoT family protein gives MIRINQITDKVASYIDNPDLDLIQRAYVFSAQAHDGVVRRSGEPYISHPMNVANLLADMQLDEATVAAGLLHDTVEDTDTTVDEIEDLFGADVADIVDGVTKISKMDFESKAVQQAENIRKLILAMAEDIRVLMVKLADRLHNMRTLEFMKPVKQRLIAQETQDIYAPLANRLGLHRVKTELEDLCLRYLKPDVFSQLSEAVSEHRAAGEPYIEKVIELINEMLKKNKMKGVVNGRTKHLHSIHVKMEQQGLTFDEIYDLIAFRIILKSLKDCYAVLGLIHAVWRPVAGRFKDYISIPKANMYQSLHSTVIGPDGERIEFQIRTDEMNQIAEYGVAAHWQYKEVGKGGKKGRATGTRDAERYTWLKQIMDWQRELSDPREFMSSLRLEMFQEEVYVFTPNGDIKELPDGATPVDFAYAIHSEVGDKCAGAKINGRIVPLHTALKNGDSVEVITDKNRMPSRDWLKFVKTAKARTRIKQYIRTVERERSIALAKELLEKEGRRVGINVQKAMKDGEFLKLAEEFNCGSVDDLLSQVGFSRFTPRKVVKRLYALMNGETLDERKVKDKAVEEGGKKKPKTDGLQISGVDNVLVRFASCCTPLPGEPIIGYITRGRGVTVHRIDCHNVKNFEDERLLQVTWEGVDEKPYPAKIKIKCLNKPGMLGKICSMLAEMEVNIDSGNFESNVDGTSKLHFTVEVKDLNQLYSALAQVKKLKAVQEALRVS, from the coding sequence ATGATTCGCATCAACCAGATCACCGACAAGGTGGCCTCATACATTGACAATCCCGACCTGGATTTGATTCAGCGGGCGTATGTCTTTTCTGCGCAGGCCCATGACGGTGTGGTGCGCCGTTCCGGTGAACCGTATATATCCCATCCTATGAATGTGGCTAATTTGTTGGCTGACATGCAGCTTGATGAAGCCACTGTGGCCGCGGGGCTTTTGCATGATACCGTGGAGGATACCGATACCACTGTCGATGAGATCGAAGATCTGTTCGGTGCGGATGTGGCTGATATTGTGGATGGTGTCACCAAGATCAGTAAGATGGACTTTGAGTCCAAGGCTGTTCAGCAGGCAGAAAATATTCGTAAGCTCATTCTGGCTATGGCCGAGGATATCCGGGTGCTCATGGTCAAATTGGCTGACAGACTGCATAATATGCGCACTCTGGAGTTTATGAAGCCGGTCAAGCAGCGGCTCATAGCTCAGGAAACCCAGGATATTTATGCACCGCTTGCCAACCGTCTTGGTTTGCACCGGGTCAAGACCGAGCTGGAAGATTTGTGTCTGCGATATCTCAAGCCAGATGTTTTTTCTCAGCTCAGTGAAGCTGTCTCTGAACATCGTGCCGCTGGTGAACCGTATATCGAGAAAGTTATTGAGCTGATCAATGAAATGCTCAAAAAAAACAAGATGAAGGGCGTGGTCAACGGTCGGACAAAACATTTGCATTCCATCCACGTAAAGATGGAACAGCAGGGACTGACATTTGACGAAATTTATGACCTGATTGCATTCCGTATCATTTTGAAGTCCTTGAAGGACTGTTATGCTGTTCTTGGACTTATCCATGCGGTGTGGCGACCTGTGGCGGGTCGTTTTAAAGATTATATTTCCATCCCCAAGGCGAATATGTACCAGTCGCTTCATTCCACGGTCATTGGGCCGGATGGGGAGCGCATTGAGTTTCAGATTCGTACTGATGAGATGAACCAGATTGCCGAATATGGTGTGGCCGCTCATTGGCAGTACAAGGAAGTTGGTAAAGGCGGCAAGAAGGGCAGGGCAACCGGAACGCGTGATGCGGAGCGGTATACTTGGCTCAAGCAGATTATGGATTGGCAGCGGGAGCTGTCCGATCCCCGTGAATTCATGTCTTCCCTGCGTTTGGAAATGTTTCAGGAAGAAGTGTACGTTTTTACGCCTAACGGTGACATCAAGGAATTACCGGACGGAGCTACGCCTGTGGATTTCGCATATGCCATTCACTCCGAGGTGGGTGATAAGTGTGCCGGAGCCAAGATCAATGGCCGGATCGTACCGCTGCATACCGCGCTCAAGAATGGTGATTCCGTTGAGGTCATCACTGACAAGAATCGGATGCCGAGCCGAGATTGGCTCAAGTTTGTCAAGACGGCCAAGGCACGGACTCGTATCAAGCAATATATTCGTACCGTGGAGCGAGAACGGTCCATCGCTCTTGCCAAGGAGTTGCTTGAGAAGGAAGGTCGTCGGGTCGGCATTAACGTGCAGAAGGCGATGAAGGACGGTGAGTTTCTCAAGCTGGCTGAGGAATTCAACTGTGGGAGTGTGGATGATCTTTTAAGTCAGGTCGGCTTTTCCCGTTTTACGCCTCGCAAGGTTGTGAAGCGTTTGTATGCGCTTATGAACGGCGAGACGCTGGACGAACGTAAGGTCAAGGATAAGGCTGTTGAAGAAGGGGGCAAGAAGAAGCCCAAGACCGATGGTCTACAAATTTCTGGCGTGGACAATGTGCTTGTTCGTTTTGCCAGTTGTTGCACTCCTTTGCCGGGTGAACCTATTATTGGCTACATCACCCGGGGGCGTGGTGTGACCGTGCACCGTATTGATTGCCACAATGTCAAGAATTTTGAAGATGAACGTTTGTTGCAAGTCACTTGGGAAGGCGTTGACGAGAAACCTTATCCGGCCAAGATTAAGATCAAGTGTCTTAATAAGCCCGGTATGCTTGGCAAGATATGCTCCATGTTGGCTGAGATGGAGGTCAACATTGACTCCGGTAATTTCGAATCTAATGTGGATGGAACGTCCAAGTTGCATTTTACGGTGGAGGTCAAAGACCTCAATCAATTGTATTCCGCATTGGCGCAGGTCAAGAAGCTCAAGGCCGTGCAAGAGGCTTTGCGTGTTTCCTGA
- a CDS encoding cytochrome c3 family protein, translated as MYRFIMIATTLCVLALTSAIGFAATEAPGDLKLGPPEGIKTTKTIVAFSHAKHDAAKIDCASCHHTWDGTSDIQSCATPGCHDQSGKKGATAFYTAFHAKKSDKSCLGCHKIVKKRDGKPVPVSCKSCHPK; from the coding sequence ATGTACCGTTTTATCATGATCGCAACGACACTCTGTGTCCTGGCTTTGACGTCCGCCATAGGCTTTGCCGCAACCGAGGCCCCGGGCGACCTAAAGCTTGGTCCGCCTGAAGGCATCAAGACCACCAAGACAATAGTCGCTTTTTCTCACGCCAAACACGACGCGGCCAAGATTGACTGTGCAAGCTGTCACCACACATGGGACGGTACGAGCGATATCCAGTCCTGTGCAACCCCCGGCTGTCACGACCAGTCCGGCAAGAAGGGCGCAACCGCCTTTTACACAGCTTTCCACGCCAAGAAGTCGGACAAGAGCTGTCTCGGCTGCCACAAGATCGTGAAGAAGCGCGACGGCAAGCCTGTTCCGGTCAGTTGCAAGTCCTGTCACCCAAAGTAA
- a CDS encoding amino acid ABC transporter permease, with protein sequence MIKRYFEKVWVQNLALLAMVGALTYYFTFIFEFKYDFDWAVFFVEGQYGHMGDLMVNGLNSTITITLYSAVIALAFGTIFGLARLSSFKPVYWLATCYVELFRNTPLLIQLFFWNFALPYAFPEEIRFKLFEMDFEFWCATIGCGIFTGAFMAEIIRAGIQSIPKGLLEASYSSGLSFTQTLRKVILPLAFREIIPPLGSEFLNNMKNTSLAMTIGVTELFWSMQEVLSLTYRTFESFIVATAIYVMLSLIIACIMNIVNERLKIMPRDRITVLRRIADTLFLPVDIIGNGLEYVFWYLRKSPDQKTVSPIARILKSSTKALILGAKVIFLAALAYLLFMLGTALTHFNYEIIWANLPALLIWRFPNGDSSEFFMGLGGLSGSLLMAIISITGSFFIGLIIGMGRTARNNAIKIPCTLYIELVRGVPLVLVILWFYQVILDFVFKLEIHAFWAGTIALTFFFGAYIAETVRGGIENIPAGQVEAAKASGLSYFQTMRKIVLPQALKQMLPALVGMFIAAFKDTALVYIIGVMDLTRAAYAVNNRTMIYPFEIYTTVIVLYFIFSYVMSLYAKRLERKLSPESVRISM encoded by the coding sequence ATGATAAAACGGTATTTCGAGAAAGTCTGGGTCCAGAATCTTGCGCTGCTGGCCATGGTCGGCGCGTTGACCTATTACTTCACCTTCATATTCGAATTCAAATATGATTTTGACTGGGCTGTTTTCTTCGTAGAAGGACAGTACGGTCACATGGGCGATTTAATGGTCAACGGTCTCAATTCGACCATTACTATCACCCTTTATTCCGCTGTCATCGCCTTGGCATTCGGTACAATTTTCGGTCTGGCCAGACTCTCTTCCTTTAAACCGGTCTATTGGCTTGCCACCTGCTATGTAGAACTGTTCCGCAATACCCCCTTGCTCATCCAGCTCTTTTTCTGGAACTTTGCTCTTCCATACGCATTTCCCGAAGAAATTCGATTCAAGCTCTTTGAAATGGATTTCGAATTCTGGTGTGCCACCATCGGTTGCGGTATTTTTACTGGCGCTTTCATGGCGGAAATCATCCGCGCGGGTATTCAATCCATTCCTAAAGGCTTGCTGGAAGCATCATACTCTTCCGGCCTCAGCTTCACCCAGACCCTACGTAAAGTCATCCTGCCGCTGGCCTTCCGTGAAATCATCCCGCCTCTGGGTAGTGAATTTCTCAACAACATGAAAAACACTTCTCTGGCCATGACCATCGGTGTAACCGAACTATTCTGGTCCATGCAGGAAGTGCTTTCACTGACATACCGTACCTTTGAATCATTCATCGTGGCCACAGCCATATACGTGATGCTTTCTCTGATCATAGCCTGCATCATGAACATCGTGAACGAACGACTTAAGATCATGCCGCGCGACAGGATCACGGTGCTTCGCAGGATTGCTGATACCCTATTTCTGCCCGTAGACATCATCGGAAACGGGTTGGAATACGTATTCTGGTATCTCCGAAAATCCCCGGATCAAAAAACGGTATCTCCAATCGCCCGAATTTTAAAATCTTCCACGAAGGCACTCATTCTGGGAGCCAAAGTTATATTTTTAGCGGCTCTAGCCTACCTGCTATTCATGCTAGGCACAGCCCTTACACACTTCAATTACGAAATCATTTGGGCCAACCTGCCCGCCCTGCTCATCTGGCGATTCCCCAATGGGGACAGCTCCGAGTTCTTCATGGGACTGGGCGGCCTGTCCGGCTCCCTGCTCATGGCGATTATTTCCATCACCGGCAGCTTTTTTATCGGACTAATTATTGGCATGGGCCGTACGGCTAGAAATAACGCCATTAAAATTCCTTGCACACTTTACATTGAATTGGTCCGTGGTGTCCCTCTTGTCCTGGTCATCCTCTGGTTCTACCAAGTCATTCTCGATTTCGTGTTCAAACTTGAAATCCATGCCTTCTGGGCTGGTACCATCGCACTGACATTCTTCTTCGGTGCATATATCGCCGAAACAGTCCGTGGCGGTATCGAGAACATCCCTGCCGGTCAGGTGGAAGCAGCCAAGGCATCAGGTCTCAGCTATTTCCAGACCATGCGAAAGATTGTCCTGCCTCAGGCCCTCAAACAGATGCTCCCGGCCCTTGTCGGCATGTTCATCGCGGCCTTCAAGGATACGGCGCTGGTGTACATCATCGGTGTCATGGACCTGACTCGCGCAGCCTATGCCGTCAACAACCGGACAATGATTTATCCTTTTGAAATCTACACGACCGTTATCGTGCTATACTTCATATTCAGCTACGTCATGAGCCTCTATGCCAAACGCCTGGAAAGGAAACTCAGCCCTGAAAGCGTTCGCATTTCAATGTAA